CGTTGAGCAAACCGGAGATGGGTGCCGGTTTCAATTCCTGAGAAGAAAACTGGGATCGGGGGGCCTGGGATGAAAAGAACTGACCCGATTCTGAGACTGAAGCATATTTCAAAGGATTTCGGCACGGTCAGGGCTCTAAGCCGTATCTCATTCGATCTTGGGGGAGGTAAGATCCTGGGATTGGTCGGGGACAACGGTGCGGGGAAGTCTACTCTGCTAAGAATCCTGAGTGGTGATCTTCAACCATCGAGCGGAGAGATCTACCTCGGGGAAAAGCCGGTACGCTTCAAGAATCCTGCCGACGCGATGAGGCAAGGAATAGCCATCGTGTACCAGTTCCTGCAACTGGTCGACATCGCCAAGGTATGGGAAAACTTCTTCATGGGCAGGGAGCTGACCAAGAGAATAGGCCCCTTCCCGTTCCTTGACATAGAGAGAATGAAGCGGCTCACGGCGGAGGCTATCGCAAAATACGGCCACACATTCGACATCGAGCGAGAAATCAGAGAACTCTCAGGGGGACAACGACAGATCATAGCAGTCACCAGAGCCGTCGAAGCGAATCCTGACATCCTCCTGCTCGATGAACCCACCCACGGCCTGTCGAAGAGAGTGATAAGAGAGATCTTCGATCTGCTTAGAACCGCCAAAGAAGAGAAAGACACCTCGATCATCATTACCAGCCAGTGGTATGAGCAGATCAGTGATTTCGTCGACGAGGTGATGGTCCTCCGGTTGGGCGAGACGGCCGGCCGTTTTGACACAGAATCCGCTGACAGGGTGAAGATCTTCAAGCTTGCAATGGGTCTGCCAACCTGACAGGATCCGGGGCTCGGTATGTACATCCACAAGAAGCCATCGCCGAAGGTGAAGCGACTGCCGCCGCCCTTGAACGGGTCGACCAATATGGCGCATTCAGTTGAAATTCATCATCTCTATTCGGATAGATCTATTGTCGTCCATGTGAACGATATGTCGAGCAGCAGGTGAGCGGGATGAACGGCTCCAGCCCCATGTTGGAAGTCAAGAACGTCTGGAAGAATTTCGGCACAGTCAAGGCTCTAAGCGATATCTCATTCGATCTTGAAGAAGGTAAGATCCTGGGATTGGTCGGAGACAACGGTGCAGGAAAATCCACCCTGCTGAAAATCCTGAGTGGTGATCTTCAGCCGTCTGGTGGAGAGATCTACCTCGAGGGAAAGGCGGTCCGGTTCAAGAGCCCCGCTGACGCGATGAAGAAGGGAATAGCGATCGCGTACCAGTTTCTGGAATTGGTTGAGATTGCGAAGGTATGGGAAAACTTCTTCATGGGCAGGGAGCTGACCAAGAGAATAGGCCCCTTCCCGTTCCTTGACATAGAGAGAATGAAGCGGCTCACGGCGGAAGCTATCGCAAAATACGGGCACACTTTCGATGTAGATCTGGAGGTGAGAGACCTCTCCGGGGAGCAGAGACAGATCATAGCAGTCACCAGAGCCATCGAGGCGAACCCCGAGATCCTTTTGCTGGACGAGTCTTTTACATTATTGTCTCTGGACGGAAGAAAGGAGATTCTCAACTTCCTCAGAGAAGTCAACAAGAAGATCGGCATCACCATGATCATAGTTTCTCACGATTTGGAGCTGATCAAGAATTTGAGCC
The sequence above is a segment of the Deltaproteobacteria bacterium genome. Coding sequences within it:
- a CDS encoding sugar ABC transporter ATP-binding protein, coding for MKRTDPILRLKHISKDFGTVRALSRISFDLGGGKILGLVGDNGAGKSTLLRILSGDLQPSSGEIYLGEKPVRFKNPADAMRQGIAIVYQFLQLVDIAKVWENFFMGRELTKRIGPFPFLDIERMKRLTAEAIAKYGHTFDIEREIRELSGGQRQIIAVTRAVEANPDILLLDEPTHGLSKRVIREIFDLLRTAKEEKDTSIIITSQWYEQISDFVDEVMVLRLGETAGRFDTESADRVKIFKLAMGLPT
- a CDS encoding sugar ABC transporter ATP-binding protein — its product is MNGSSPMLEVKNVWKNFGTVKALSDISFDLEEGKILGLVGDNGAGKSTLLKILSGDLQPSGGEIYLEGKAVRFKSPADAMKKGIAIAYQFLELVEIAKVWENFFMGRELTKRIGPFPFLDIERMKRLTAEAIAKYGHTFDVDLEVRDLSGEQRQIIAVTRAIEANPEILLLDESFTLLSLDGRKEILNFLREVNKKIGITMIIVSHDLELIKNLSHYIMVLRGGEKMFFGHTGSISVDEIVDYMLP